Proteins co-encoded in one Tiliqua scincoides isolate rTilSci1 chromosome 12, rTilSci1.hap2, whole genome shotgun sequence genomic window:
- the MTM1 gene encoding myotubularin isoform X1 — MAASSTPRCNSNSLENASIRKPMKDGTNWDHNEEIPLIPGETRVTDKDVIYMCPFNGPVKGRVFITTYRLYLRSVESDPVVVIDVPLGVISRIEKMGGASSRGENSYGLDITCKDMRNLRFALKQEGHSRRDIFELLTKYAFPLSHNLPLFAFSNEEKFPENGWLIYNAMVEYRRQGLPNEQWRITFLNEHYALCDTYPSLLVVPYNATDEDLRKVAAFRSRGRIPVLSWIHPENLAVIMRCSQPLVGMSGKRNKDDERYLEVIRESNGQISKLTIYDARPSVNAVANKATGGGYESDDAYPKTELFFLDIHNIHVMRESLKKLKDIVYPHVEESHWLSSLESTHWLEHIKLVLTGAIQVADKVSSGKSSVLVHCSDGWDRTAQLTSLAMLMLDSYYRTIVGFEVLVQKEWISFGHKFASRIGHGDKNHADADRSPIFLQFIDCVWQMSKQFPTAFEFNEQFLITILDHLYSCRFGTFLYSCDSVREREKLSEKTLSLWSLINSSKSTYTNPFYTKELNRALYPVASMRHLELWVNYYIRWNPRIRQQQPNPVEQRYMELLALRDDYMRRLEELQITNSPKLSNSSTSSSSSSSQMMSHVQTHF; from the exons aTGGCTGCCTCTTCAACACCTAGATGCAACTCAAACTCCTTGGAGAATGCTTCAATTAGAAAA CCTATGAAAGACGGAACTAACTGGGATCACAATGAAGAAATCCCTCTTATTCCCGGTGAAACGAGAGTCACAG ATAAGGATGTCATTTACATGTGTCCATTTAATGGGCCTGTGAAAGGAAGAGTGTTCATAACAACCTACAGGCTGTACTTGAGAAGCGTGGAATCG GATCCAGTGGTGGTTATAGATGTTCCTTTGGGTGTAATTTCAAGGATTGAGAAGATGGGAGGTGCGTCGAGTAGAGGAGAGAATTCATACGGATTAGATATTACTTGTAAG GATATGAGAAATCTACGCTTTGCATTGAAACAAGAAGGCCATAGCAGAAGAGATATATTTGAGCTCCTGACCAAATACGCTTTTCCACTTTCACATAACTTG CCACTTTTTGCATTTTCAAATGAAGAGAAATTTCCTGAAAATGGTTGGTTGATTTACAACGCCATGGTGGAATACAGAAGACAA GGTCTGCCCAACGAACAGTGGAGGATAACATTTCTCAATGAGCATTATGCGCTGTGCGACACATATCCATCACTTCTGGTAGTGCCATATAATGCCACAGACGAGGATCTCAGGAAAGTTGCTGCTTTTCGGTCCCGAGGAAGAATACCG GTTTTGTCATGGATCCATCCAGAGAACCTGGCTGTCATCATGCGCTGCAGCCAGCCCCTCGTTGGAATGAGTGGCAAAAGAAATAAAGACGACGAAAGATATCTGGAGGTCATAAGGGAATCAAACGGCCAGATCTCAAAACTAACTATCTATGATGCCAGGCCCAGTGTCAATGCTGTCGCCAACAAG GCAACTGGAGGAGGATATGAAAGTGATGATGCCTACCCCAAAACAGAGCTTTTCTTCCTAGATATTCACAATATTCATGTAATGCGGGAATCATTGAAAAAACTGAAGGACATTGTTTACCCTCACGTGGAAGAATCTCACTGGTTATCTAGCCTGGAGTCCACTCACTGGCTTGAACATATCAAG CTTGTTTTAACAGGTGCCATTCAGGTAGCAGACAAAGTGTCTTCTGGCAAGAGCTCTGTCCTGGTTCACTGCAGTGATGGTTGGGACCGTACAGCGCAGTTGACCTCTCTAGCCATGTTGATGCTAGACAGCTACTACCGAACCATTGTGGGCTTCGAGGTCTTGGTACAAAAGGAGTGGATAAGCTTCGGACACAAGTTTGCATCG CGAATTGGACATGGAGACAAAAATCATGCCGATGCTGACAGATCGCCTATCTTCCTCCAGTTCATTGATTGTGTGTGGCAGATGTCTAAGCAG TTCCCAACAGCTTTTGAATTCAATGAACAATTCTTGATTACCATTCTGGATCACTTATATAGCTGCCGCTTCGGTACTTTCTTGTATAGCTGTGACTCGGTGAGGGAAAGGGAG AAACTGAGTGAAAAAACACTGTCTCTGTGGTCCCTGATCAACAGTTCAAAATCCACGTACACCAATCCCTTTTATACTAAAGAATTGAACCGTGCTCTTTATCCAGTAGCAAGCATGCGTCACCTGGAACTGTGGGTCAATTATTACATTCGGTGGAACCCAAGGATTAGGCAACAA CAGCCAAATCCAGTGGAACAGCGGTACATGGAGCTGCTAGCACTACGTGACGACTACATGAGGCGGCTGGAAGAACTACAAATCACAAACAGTCCCAAGCTTTCCAATTcgtccacttcctcctcctcttcttcatcgCAGATGATGTCACACGTGCAAACGCACTTTTGA
- the MTM1 gene encoding myotubularin isoform X2 has product MAASSTPRCNSNSLENASIRKPMKDGTNWDHNEEIPLIPGETRVTDKDVIYMCPFNGPVKGRVFITTYRLYLRSVESDPVVVIDVPLGVISRIEKMGGASSRGENSYGLDITCKDMRNLRFALKQEGHSRRDIFELLTKYAFPLSHNLPLFAFSNEEKFPENGWLIYNAMVEYRRQGLPNEQWRITFLNEHYALCDTYPSLLVVPYNATDEDLRKVAAFRSRGRIPVLSWIHPENLAVIMRCSQPLVGMSGKRNKDDERYLEVIRESNGQISKLTIYDARPSVNAVANKATGGGYESDDAYPKTELFFLDIHNIHVMRESLKKLKDIVYPHVEESHWLSSLESTHWLEHIKLVLTGAIQVADKVSSGKSSVLVHCSDGWDRTAQLTSLAMLMLDSYYRTIVGFEVLVQKEWISFGHKFASRIGHGDKNHADADRSPIFLQFIDCVWQMSKQFPTAFEFNEQFLITILDHLYSCRFGTFLYSCDSVREREKLSEKTLSLWSLINSSKSTYTNPFYTKELNRALYPVASMRHLELWVNYYIRWNPRIRQQPNPVEQRYMELLALRDDYMRRLEELQITNSPKLSNSSTSSSSSSSQMMSHVQTHF; this is encoded by the exons aTGGCTGCCTCTTCAACACCTAGATGCAACTCAAACTCCTTGGAGAATGCTTCAATTAGAAAA CCTATGAAAGACGGAACTAACTGGGATCACAATGAAGAAATCCCTCTTATTCCCGGTGAAACGAGAGTCACAG ATAAGGATGTCATTTACATGTGTCCATTTAATGGGCCTGTGAAAGGAAGAGTGTTCATAACAACCTACAGGCTGTACTTGAGAAGCGTGGAATCG GATCCAGTGGTGGTTATAGATGTTCCTTTGGGTGTAATTTCAAGGATTGAGAAGATGGGAGGTGCGTCGAGTAGAGGAGAGAATTCATACGGATTAGATATTACTTGTAAG GATATGAGAAATCTACGCTTTGCATTGAAACAAGAAGGCCATAGCAGAAGAGATATATTTGAGCTCCTGACCAAATACGCTTTTCCACTTTCACATAACTTG CCACTTTTTGCATTTTCAAATGAAGAGAAATTTCCTGAAAATGGTTGGTTGATTTACAACGCCATGGTGGAATACAGAAGACAA GGTCTGCCCAACGAACAGTGGAGGATAACATTTCTCAATGAGCATTATGCGCTGTGCGACACATATCCATCACTTCTGGTAGTGCCATATAATGCCACAGACGAGGATCTCAGGAAAGTTGCTGCTTTTCGGTCCCGAGGAAGAATACCG GTTTTGTCATGGATCCATCCAGAGAACCTGGCTGTCATCATGCGCTGCAGCCAGCCCCTCGTTGGAATGAGTGGCAAAAGAAATAAAGACGACGAAAGATATCTGGAGGTCATAAGGGAATCAAACGGCCAGATCTCAAAACTAACTATCTATGATGCCAGGCCCAGTGTCAATGCTGTCGCCAACAAG GCAACTGGAGGAGGATATGAAAGTGATGATGCCTACCCCAAAACAGAGCTTTTCTTCCTAGATATTCACAATATTCATGTAATGCGGGAATCATTGAAAAAACTGAAGGACATTGTTTACCCTCACGTGGAAGAATCTCACTGGTTATCTAGCCTGGAGTCCACTCACTGGCTTGAACATATCAAG CTTGTTTTAACAGGTGCCATTCAGGTAGCAGACAAAGTGTCTTCTGGCAAGAGCTCTGTCCTGGTTCACTGCAGTGATGGTTGGGACCGTACAGCGCAGTTGACCTCTCTAGCCATGTTGATGCTAGACAGCTACTACCGAACCATTGTGGGCTTCGAGGTCTTGGTACAAAAGGAGTGGATAAGCTTCGGACACAAGTTTGCATCG CGAATTGGACATGGAGACAAAAATCATGCCGATGCTGACAGATCGCCTATCTTCCTCCAGTTCATTGATTGTGTGTGGCAGATGTCTAAGCAG TTCCCAACAGCTTTTGAATTCAATGAACAATTCTTGATTACCATTCTGGATCACTTATATAGCTGCCGCTTCGGTACTTTCTTGTATAGCTGTGACTCGGTGAGGGAAAGGGAG AAACTGAGTGAAAAAACACTGTCTCTGTGGTCCCTGATCAACAGTTCAAAATCCACGTACACCAATCCCTTTTATACTAAAGAATTGAACCGTGCTCTTTATCCAGTAGCAAGCATGCGTCACCTGGAACTGTGGGTCAATTATTACATTCGGTGGAACCCAAGGATTAGGCAACAA CCAAATCCAGTGGAACAGCGGTACATGGAGCTGCTAGCACTACGTGACGACTACATGAGGCGGCTGGAAGAACTACAAATCACAAACAGTCCCAAGCTTTCCAATTcgtccacttcctcctcctcttcttcatcgCAGATGATGTCACACGTGCAAACGCACTTTTGA